The following proteins are encoded in a genomic region of Thermus thermamylovorans:
- the lipB gene encoding lipoyl(octanoyl) transferase LipB has translation MEFWVEDLGLLPYGEAWAYQKRVHSEVVRGKRPPTLLLLEHPRVITLGRKATGENLLFPESWYRENGFELYWVERGGDVTYHGPGQLVGYPIFPVGREVRRFLRQIEEAMVRVAASYGLKAYPTPGYAGVWVGEDKLCAIGVAVKEEVSFHGFALNVSTDLNDFSVIIPCGLQGKGVTSLERLLGRRVPMPEAKGRVVEALAQVFGMEPRYREERHEAQV, from the coding sequence GTGGAGTTCTGGGTGGAGGACCTCGGCCTTTTGCCCTACGGGGAGGCCTGGGCGTACCAAAAGCGGGTGCACAGCGAGGTGGTGCGGGGAAAGCGCCCCCCCACCCTCCTCCTCCTGGAGCACCCCCGGGTGATCACCCTGGGCCGGAAGGCCACGGGGGAGAACCTGCTCTTCCCGGAAAGCTGGTACCGGGAAAACGGCTTTGAGCTCTACTGGGTGGAGCGGGGCGGGGACGTGACTTACCACGGCCCGGGGCAGCTGGTGGGCTACCCCATCTTTCCCGTAGGCCGGGAGGTGCGCCGCTTCCTGCGCCAGATCGAGGAGGCCATGGTGCGGGTGGCGGCCAGTTACGGCCTAAAGGCCTACCCCACCCCGGGGTACGCGGGGGTCTGGGTGGGGGAGGACAAGCTCTGCGCCATCGGGGTGGCGGTGAAGGAGGAGGTCAGCTTTCACGGCTTCGCCCTGAACGTGTCCACCGACCTCAACGACTTTTCCGTGATCATCCCCTGCGGCCTCCAGGGCAAGGGGGTGACCTCTTTGGAGAGGCTTCTGGGCCGCAGGGTGCCCATGCCCGAGGCCAAGGGGCGGGTGGTGGAAGCCTTGGCCCAGGTGTTCGGCATGGAGCCCCGCTACAGGGAGGAACGGCATGAGGCCCAAGTTTGA
- a CDS encoding SDR family oxidoreductase, with protein sequence MAGSVLITGAGSGIGLATARLLAARGYRVHGGVRKGEDAERLRALGVEPLLLDVTREEDLLRAREALREKGLFGLVANAGVAVAGPLELVPPSAFRQALEVNLLGVHATVQAFLPLLRGGRGRVVLMGSVSGLLALPLMGPYAASKFALEALADALRVELKPFGVRVILIEPGSVATPIWERSERAAEGYLLPPPSGTEEVYGRYLEVARRMARRNARRGLPPERVAEAVLHALESPRPRARYLVARRERAWQTLFLRLLPTPLRDQLLARALGV encoded by the coding sequence ATGGCCGGGAGCGTCCTCATCACCGGGGCCGGGAGCGGCATCGGCCTGGCTACGGCCCGGCTCCTTGCCGCCAGGGGGTACCGGGTCCACGGCGGGGTGCGCAAGGGGGAGGACGCAGAGCGCCTAAGGGCCCTGGGGGTGGAGCCCCTCCTCCTGGACGTGACCCGGGAGGAAGACCTCCTCCGGGCGCGGGAAGCCCTTCGGGAAAAGGGGCTTTTCGGCCTGGTGGCCAATGCGGGGGTGGCGGTGGCGGGGCCCTTGGAGCTGGTACCCCCCTCCGCCTTCCGGCAGGCCTTGGAGGTGAACCTCTTGGGGGTGCACGCCACGGTGCAGGCTTTCCTGCCCCTCCTGCGGGGGGGCCGGGGGCGGGTGGTCCTCATGGGCTCGGTCTCCGGCCTCTTGGCCCTCCCCCTCATGGGGCCCTACGCCGCCAGCAAGTTCGCCCTCGAGGCCCTGGCCGACGCCCTAAGGGTGGAGCTAAAGCCCTTTGGGGTACGGGTGATCCTCATCGAGCCCGGCTCCGTGGCCACCCCCATCTGGGAGCGCTCGGAACGGGCGGCGGAGGGCTACCTGCTCCCACCCCCTTCCGGTACGGAGGAGGTCTACGGGCGCTACCTGGAGGTGGCCCGGAGGATGGCCCGGAGGAACGCGAGGCGGGGACTTCCCCCGGAAAGGGTGGCGGAGGCGGTGCTCCACGCCCTGGAAAGCCCAAGGCCCCGGGCCCGCTACCTGGTGGCCAGGCGGGAAAGGGCCTGGCAGACCCTTTTTCTGCGCCTGCTCCCCACCCCCTTGCGGGACCAGCTTTTAGCCCGGGCCTTGGGGGTCTAG
- the lpdA gene encoding dihydrolipoyl dehydrogenase, giving the protein MTTYDLIVIGTGPGGYHAAIRGAQLGLKVLAVEAGEVGGVCLNVGCIPTKALLHAAETLHHLKVAEGFGVKASPEVDLKKLAAWRESVVKRLTGGVAGLLKGNRVELVRGFARFAGPKEIEVNGERYGGKSVIVATGSEPAALKGFPFGEDIWDSTRALKVEEGIPKRLLVIGGGAVGLEFGQIFHRLGSQVTLIEYMPEILPASDPETAALLRKALEKEGIRVRTGTKAVGYEKKQDGLHVTLEPAQGGQGETLVVDKILVAVGRRPRTEGLGLEKAGVKVDERGFIQVNARMETSAPGVYAIGDVARPPLLAHKAMREGLVAAENAAGKASAFDYQVPSVVYTSPEWAGVGLTEEEAKKAGYKVKVGKFPLSASGRALTLGGAEGLIKVVGDEETDLLLGVFVVGPQAGELIAEATLALEMGATVSDLGLTVHAHPTLSEGLMEAAEALHKQAIHILNR; this is encoded by the coding sequence ATGACGACCTACGACCTGATCGTGATCGGCACCGGCCCCGGAGGCTACCACGCCGCCATCCGGGGAGCCCAGCTCGGCCTGAAGGTGCTGGCGGTGGAGGCCGGCGAGGTGGGCGGGGTATGCCTGAACGTGGGGTGCATCCCCACCAAAGCCCTTCTGCACGCGGCGGAAACCCTCCACCACCTCAAGGTGGCCGAGGGCTTCGGGGTGAAGGCGAGCCCCGAGGTGGACCTCAAGAAGCTGGCCGCCTGGCGGGAGAGCGTGGTGAAGCGGCTCACCGGGGGCGTGGCGGGGCTTTTGAAGGGCAACCGGGTGGAGCTTGTGCGGGGCTTCGCCCGCTTCGCGGGGCCTAAGGAGATCGAGGTGAATGGGGAGCGCTACGGGGGAAAAAGCGTCATCGTGGCCACGGGGAGCGAGCCCGCGGCCCTCAAGGGCTTCCCCTTCGGCGAGGACATTTGGGACTCCACCCGGGCCCTAAAGGTGGAAGAGGGCATCCCCAAGCGCCTCCTGGTGATCGGGGGCGGGGCGGTGGGCCTGGAGTTCGGGCAGATCTTCCACCGCCTGGGCTCGCAGGTGACCCTGATCGAGTACATGCCCGAGATCCTCCCGGCAAGCGACCCCGAGACCGCCGCCCTGTTGCGCAAGGCCCTGGAGAAGGAAGGCATCCGGGTGCGCACCGGCACCAAGGCCGTGGGCTACGAGAAGAAGCAAGATGGCCTCCACGTCACCCTAGAGCCCGCCCAGGGGGGCCAGGGGGAAACCCTGGTGGTGGACAAAATCCTGGTGGCCGTGGGCCGCAGGCCCCGCACGGAAGGGCTTGGCCTGGAAAAGGCCGGGGTAAAGGTGGACGAACGGGGCTTCATCCAGGTGAACGCCCGCATGGAAACCTCGGCCCCCGGGGTCTACGCCATCGGCGACGTGGCCCGTCCCCCCCTCCTGGCCCACAAGGCCATGCGGGAGGGCCTGGTGGCCGCAGAAAACGCCGCGGGCAAGGCCAGCGCCTTCGACTACCAGGTGCCCAGCGTGGTCTACACCTCCCCCGAGTGGGCCGGGGTGGGCCTCACCGAGGAGGAGGCCAAGAAGGCGGGCTATAAGGTGAAGGTGGGGAAGTTCCCCCTTTCCGCCAGCGGCCGGGCCCTTACCCTGGGGGGGGCGGAGGGCCTCATCAAGGTGGTGGGGGATGAGGAAACCGACCTCCTTCTTGGGGTCTTCGTGGTGGGGCCCCAGGCGGGGGAGCTCATCGCCGAGGCCACCCTGGCCCTGGAGATGGGGGCCACGGTCTCCGACCTGGGGCTCACCGTCCACGCCCACCCCACCCTCTCCGAGGGGCTCATGGAGGCGGCGGAGGCCCTCCACAAGCAGGCCATCCACATCCTGAACCGTTGA
- a CDS encoding AzlC family ABC transporter permease has product MKEGLQAAWPIVLGYFPVAVAFGALGAQAGLGYLWIQLTSLLVFAGASQFALVGLLAQGVPPLLAATLGLLLNLRHAFYGPALRPYLKGGPLEAFLLTDEVFALALRALPGLPPGERRGYFLGLGLGAYLSWNLGTFLGALGGQGLLAWPGVGEALAFALPALFLLLALPHLKNPAALLAGGAALALHLLGQTAWGLFLAGVIGFLWPGKGGRP; this is encoded by the coding sequence ATGAAGGAGGGCCTGCAGGCCGCCTGGCCCATCGTCCTGGGCTACTTCCCCGTGGCCGTGGCCTTCGGTGCCCTGGGGGCCCAGGCGGGGCTTGGCTACCTTTGGATTCAGCTCACCTCCCTCCTGGTCTTCGCCGGGGCCAGCCAGTTCGCCCTGGTGGGGCTTCTGGCCCAGGGGGTGCCGCCCCTTTTGGCGGCCACCTTGGGCCTCCTCCTCAACCTGCGCCACGCCTTCTACGGCCCGGCCCTCAGGCCCTACCTTAAAGGAGGTCCCCTGGAAGCCTTCCTCCTCACCGACGAGGTCTTCGCCCTGGCCCTAAGGGCCCTCCCCGGCCTCCCCCCGGGGGAGCGGCGGGGCTACTTCCTGGGCCTGGGCTTAGGGGCCTACCTTTCCTGGAACCTGGGCACCTTCCTGGGGGCCTTGGGGGGGCAGGGGCTTCTCGCCTGGCCCGGGGTGGGGGAGGCTCTCGCCTTCGCCCTTCCTGCCCTGTTTCTTCTCCTGGCCCTGCCCCACCTGAAAAACCCCGCGGCCCTTCTCGCGGGCGGGGCGGCTTTGGCCCTCCACCTCCTGGGGCAGACCGCCTGGGGGCTTTTCCTGGCGGGGGTCATCGGGTTCCTCTGGCCGGGGAAGGGGGGGAGGCCATGA
- a CDS encoding DUF3054 domain-containing protein encodes MTASRKPATPLFLLDLLALLLFAGAGLWSHGLPITLEGLARNVLPVLFVWLLLAPFLGTYRRPTWNNLLLTWALAFPAGLWLRQMVFGGAFGMGFLIFLAVAMGFSLLFLLLFRGLAKLLRLW; translated from the coding sequence ATGACCGCAAGCCGCAAGCCCGCCACCCCCCTCTTCCTCCTGGACCTCCTGGCCCTCCTCCTCTTCGCCGGGGCCGGCCTTTGGTCCCACGGCCTCCCCATCACCCTGGAGGGCCTGGCCCGCAATGTACTCCCCGTCCTCTTCGTCTGGCTCCTGCTTGCCCCCTTCCTCGGCACCTACCGCAGGCCCACCTGGAATAACCTCCTTCTCACCTGGGCCCTCGCCTTCCCCGCGGGGCTTTGGCTTAGGCAGATGGTCTTTGGGGGGGCCTTCGGAATGGGCTTCCTCATCTTCCTTGCCGTGGCCATGGGCTTCAGCCTTCTCTTCCTCCTCCTCTTCCGGGGCCTGGCTAAGCTCCTCAGGCTCTGGTAA
- a CDS encoding branched-chain amino acid transport: MTLALLLLALGTFLLRFLPWRGERRVPTGQAGPALVVALFLVSAFSPPPSPEWLRAGLALLGTYLGLRLTGNLGVAVFLGAGLYGLLGALGF; the protein is encoded by the coding sequence ATGACCCTAGCCCTCCTCCTCCTGGCCCTGGGCACCTTCCTCCTGCGCTTCCTGCCCTGGCGGGGGGAGAGGAGGGTGCCGACGGGCCAGGCGGGACCCGCCCTGGTGGTGGCCCTTTTCCTGGTCTCCGCCTTCTCCCCCCCGCCTTCCCCGGAGTGGCTCCGGGCGGGGCTCGCCCTCCTGGGCACTTATCTGGGGCTTAGGCTCACCGGGAACCTGGGCGTGGCCGTCTTCCTGGGGGCGGGGCTTTACGGGCTTCTCGGGGCCCTGGGCTTTTAA
- a CDS encoding NAD(P)-dependent oxidoreductase, with translation MEKVAFLGLGAMGYPMAAHLAKRFPTLVWNRTFAKALRHQEEHGSKAVPLEGVAEAEVIFTCLPTTKEVAEVAEALLPHLRPGTYWVDATSGEPEGSRLLAERLLERGVVYLDAPVSGGTLGAERGTLTVMLGGPEAAVEAVKPYLAYAKKVVHVGPVGAGHAVKAINNALLAVNLWAAGEGLLALVRQGVAAEKALEVINASSGRSNATENLIPERVLTRAFPKTFALGLLVKDLGIAMGVLDGEKAPSPLLRLTREVYEMARRELGPEADHVEALKLLERWGGVEIR, from the coding sequence ATGGAAAAGGTGGCCTTCCTCGGCCTTGGGGCCATGGGCTACCCCATGGCCGCCCATCTGGCCAAAAGGTTTCCCACCCTGGTCTGGAACCGCACCTTCGCCAAGGCCCTAAGGCACCAGGAGGAGCACGGCTCCAAGGCGGTCCCCCTGGAAGGGGTGGCCGAGGCCGAGGTGATCTTCACCTGCCTCCCCACCACCAAGGAGGTGGCCGAGGTGGCGGAGGCCCTCCTGCCCCACCTTAGGCCCGGCACCTACTGGGTGGACGCCACCAGCGGCGAGCCCGAGGGAAGCCGGCTTCTGGCGGAGCGCCTTTTGGAACGGGGTGTGGTCTACCTGGACGCCCCGGTTTCCGGCGGGACCCTTGGGGCCGAGCGGGGTACCCTCACGGTGATGCTGGGGGGGCCAGAGGCGGCGGTGGAGGCCGTGAAGCCCTACCTGGCCTACGCCAAGAAGGTGGTCCACGTGGGGCCCGTGGGGGCGGGGCACGCGGTGAAGGCCATCAACAACGCCCTCCTGGCGGTGAACCTCTGGGCGGCGGGGGAGGGGCTTTTGGCCCTGGTGCGGCAGGGGGTTGCCGCGGAGAAGGCCCTCGAGGTCATCAACGCCTCCAGCGGCCGCTCCAACGCCACGGAAAACCTCATCCCCGAGCGGGTTCTCACCCGGGCCTTCCCCAAGACCTTCGCCCTGGGCCTTTTGGTGAAGGATCTGGGGATCGCCATGGGGGTCCTGGACGGGGAAAAGGCCCCAAGCCCCCTCCTCCGCCTCACCCGGGAGGTCTACGAGATGGCCAGAAGGGAACTCGGCCCCGAGGCCGACCACGTGGAGGCCCTGAAGCTCTTGGAGCGCTGGGGCGGGGTGGAGATCCGGTAG
- the lipA gene encoding lipoyl synthase has translation MRPKFETVELLAPTGEVIELKVVKHGLSKARPEPVDRHKPAWLRATLPTGAKYQALKHTVEELKLHTVCQEALCPNVGECWTHGTLTVMLLGSVCTRACKFCAVDTGNPKGIVDPEEPQRVAEAIRRLHIRYVVLTSVDRDDLPDGGAGHFAATIRAIKEKAPGVLVEALTPDFQGDLKAVETVLDAGPEVYAQNLETVRRLTPRVRDPRAGYEQTLKVLAHAKGYRPKVLTKSSLMLGLGETEAEILEAMRDLRAAGVDILTLGQYLRPTPAHLPVARYVPPEDFRRYEAWGYELGFKEVFAGPLVRSSYRADRVFLEATAR, from the coding sequence ATGAGGCCCAAGTTTGAAACGGTGGAGCTCCTCGCCCCCACGGGGGAGGTGATTGAGCTCAAGGTGGTGAAACACGGCTTGAGCAAGGCCCGGCCCGAGCCCGTGGACCGCCACAAGCCCGCCTGGCTCCGGGCCACCCTGCCCACGGGGGCCAAGTACCAGGCCCTGAAGCATACGGTGGAGGAGCTTAAGCTCCACACCGTCTGCCAGGAGGCCCTTTGCCCCAACGTGGGGGAGTGCTGGACCCACGGCACCCTCACGGTGATGCTCCTGGGAAGCGTCTGCACAAGGGCCTGCAAGTTCTGCGCTGTGGACACGGGGAACCCCAAGGGGATCGTGGACCCCGAGGAGCCCCAGCGGGTGGCCGAGGCCATCCGCAGGCTCCATATCCGCTACGTGGTCCTCACCAGCGTGGACCGGGACGACCTCCCCGACGGCGGGGCGGGCCACTTTGCCGCCACCATAAGGGCCATCAAGGAAAAGGCCCCTGGGGTCCTGGTGGAGGCCCTCACCCCCGACTTCCAGGGGGACCTAAAGGCGGTGGAAACGGTTTTGGACGCGGGGCCTGAGGTCTACGCCCAGAACCTGGAAACCGTGCGCCGCCTCACCCCCAGGGTGCGGGACCCCCGCGCGGGGTACGAGCAGACCCTGAAGGTTTTGGCCCACGCCAAGGGCTACCGCCCGAAGGTCCTCACCAAGTCTAGCCTCATGCTGGGCCTGGGGGAAACGGAGGCGGAGATCCTCGAGGCCATGCGGGACCTGCGGGCGGCGGGGGTGGACATCCTCACCCTGGGCCAGTACCTGCGCCCCACCCCGGCCCACCTGCCCGTGGCGCGCTACGTGCCCCCCGAGGACTTCCGGCGGTACGAGGCCTGGGGGTACGAGCTCGGCTTTAAGGAGGTCTTCGCCGGGCCCCTGGTGCGGAGCTCCTACCGGGCGGACCGGGTGTTCCTGGAGGCCACCGCCCGCTGA